From a single Georhizobium profundi genomic region:
- a CDS encoding aldo/keto reductase has product MQYRTLGRSGLKVSAIAMGTFSFGGKGDFAMVANQGVAEARRLVDTCIDGGINLFDTANMYSLGRSEEILGEVLEGKRDEVLICSKARMKIGVGINDEGASRYHIIRECERSLKRLRTDRIDLYLMHEWDGLTPLEETLSAFETLQAQGKIRYAGCSNYAGWQLMKALGIAERDGLPRFAAQQIHYTLEAREAEYELLPIAVDQGVGVMIWSPLAAGLLSGAFTRDTFPQDSRQAAGWSEPPIRDQERLWAIVDVLREIAAERSLTAAQISLAWTLSRPGIATLVTGGLTPEQFQENIAAASVELTPEELERLNQVSRPPYIYPYWHQHNFAADRFSPADWALHDSYRDLGKI; this is encoded by the coding sequence ATGCAGTATCGCACGCTCGGCCGCTCGGGCCTGAAGGTTTCCGCCATCGCGATGGGGACGTTCTCCTTCGGCGGCAAAGGTGACTTTGCCATGGTCGCCAATCAGGGCGTCGCGGAAGCGCGTCGTCTCGTCGACACCTGCATCGACGGTGGCATCAATCTCTTCGACACCGCCAACATGTATTCACTCGGGCGCTCCGAAGAGATCCTGGGCGAGGTGCTGGAGGGCAAGCGCGACGAGGTGCTGATCTGCTCCAAGGCGCGCATGAAGATCGGCGTTGGGATCAATGACGAGGGCGCTTCGCGCTATCACATCATCCGCGAGTGCGAGCGCAGCCTGAAGCGCCTGCGCACCGATCGCATCGATCTTTATCTGATGCATGAATGGGATGGTCTCACGCCACTCGAAGAGACACTTTCAGCGTTCGAAACTCTGCAGGCGCAGGGCAAGATCCGCTACGCCGGCTGTTCGAACTATGCCGGCTGGCAGTTGATGAAGGCCCTCGGCATCGCTGAACGAGACGGCCTGCCGCGTTTCGCGGCCCAGCAGATCCACTACACGCTGGAAGCCCGCGAGGCCGAATACGAGCTTCTGCCGATCGCGGTGGACCAGGGCGTCGGCGTGATGATCTGGTCGCCGCTTGCGGCCGGTCTCCTGTCGGGCGCGTTCACCCGCGATACGTTCCCGCAGGATTCGCGTCAGGCCGCAGGCTGGTCCGAGCCGCCGATCCGCGACCAGGAGCGCCTTTGGGCCATCGTCGACGTTCTGCGCGAGATTGCCGCCGAGCGTTCGCTGACGGCAGCACAGATATCGCTGGCATGGACGCTGTCGCGTCCCGGTATCGCAACGCTCGTCACCGGCGGACTGACACCGGAGCAGTTTCAGGAAAACATCGCCGCTGCCTCGGTGGAACTGACACCGGAGGAACTGGAACGCCTGAACCAGGTCAGCCGCCCGCCCTACATCTATCCCTACTGGCACCAGCACAATTTCGCAGCCGACCGGTTCAGCCCCGCCGATTGGGCGCTGCACGACAGCTATCGCGATCTGGGCAAGATCTGA
- a CDS encoding ABC transporter permease gives MNAATRMFMSPQSVVLIAALLFALVVGFINPNFLSLATVIDLLRNSLVTAIFALGVMMVLASGGIDVSFPAIGAFAMYTTMSLVLGVDFDVPIIALFVVSAAIGASLGLVNGILIGGLGLPTLIVTLGTLSLFRGALLTFVGTTYITNVPRNVISFARTMIVRMENAVGQLASLPLSFVVLVGVTAFVAIIMNLTKFGRAIYAIGGSEEGARRIGIKVGRTKVLIYVIVGAIAGLAGMTHMTLSRMANPFDLVGMELNVIAAVVLGGARITGGHGTVTGTLLGALLITMINTSLLSAGVPSYWQRVVVGALIIIGTGLPIVIDRLAKRRERLAQAAV, from the coding sequence ATGAATGCCGCTACACGCATGTTCATGTCGCCGCAAAGCGTGGTGCTGATCGCAGCCTTGCTGTTCGCGCTCGTCGTCGGTTTCATCAATCCCAATTTCCTGTCGCTGGCGACCGTTATCGATCTGCTGCGCAATTCGCTGGTGACGGCGATCTTCGCGCTCGGCGTCATGATGGTGCTGGCTTCGGGCGGCATCGACGTCTCGTTTCCGGCGATCGGCGCCTTTGCCATGTACACGACGATGTCGCTTGTGCTCGGTGTTGATTTCGACGTGCCGATCATTGCGCTGTTCGTCGTCAGTGCCGCCATTGGCGCATCGCTGGGCTTGGTCAACGGCATCCTCATCGGCGGGCTTGGGCTGCCGACGCTGATCGTCACGCTTGGCACGCTCAGCCTGTTTCGCGGCGCGCTTCTGACATTCGTCGGCACGACCTACATCACCAACGTGCCGCGCAACGTCATCTCGTTCGCTCGCACGATGATCGTGCGCATGGAGAACGCGGTCGGCCAGCTCGCTTCGCTGCCGCTGTCCTTCGTCGTGCTTGTCGGCGTCACCGCCTTCGTCGCGATCATCATGAATCTCACGAAGTTCGGCCGCGCCATCTACGCGATCGGCGGCTCGGAGGAGGGCGCACGACGGATCGGCATCAAGGTAGGCCGCACCAAGGTGCTCATCTACGTGATCGTCGGTGCGATCGCCGGCCTCGCCGGCATGACCCACATGACGCTGTCGCGCATGGCCAACCCATTCGATCTCGTAGGCATGGAACTGAACGTCATCGCCGCCGTCGTGCTCGGTGGCGCACGGATCACCGGCGGCCATGGCACGGTCACGGGCACACTGCTCGGCGCGCTTCTGATCACCATGATCAACACGTCGCTGCTGAGCGCCGGCGTGCCGTCCTATTGGCAGCGCGTCGTCGTCGGCGCGCTCATCATCATCGGCACCGGCCTGCCGATCGTCATCGATCGATTGGCCAAGCGCCGCGAGCGCCTGGCACAGGCAGCGGTCTGA
- a CDS encoding DAK2 domain-containing protein codes for MATLDSARLKAALQRVAEGAAAAAAELNAADGQLGDGDLGITVSKGFAAAAEADLPSDLGMAFLECSKAFQRVSSSSYGTLVATGFMAAAKSAKGSESLDASAIPALVAAARDAMMARGKGELGAKSVLDSLDACVRAIEGADSAEMGTKAVAAARQTLQDFKGKPCKLGRARMFTEKSAELDDPGQLAFLRIVEAAVPAAK; via the coding sequence ATGGCGACACTTGATAGCGCACGTCTCAAGGCTGCCCTGCAGCGGGTGGCGGAAGGCGCGGCAGCCGCTGCGGCCGAACTCAATGCAGCCGACGGCCAGCTCGGCGACGGCGATCTCGGCATCACGGTCTCCAAGGGCTTCGCCGCGGCGGCGGAGGCTGACCTTCCCAGCGATCTCGGCATGGCCTTCCTGGAATGCTCGAAAGCCTTCCAGCGCGTGTCGTCCTCCTCCTACGGCACGCTGGTCGCGACCGGCTTCATGGCGGCTGCCAAGAGCGCAAAGGGCTCCGAAAGCCTTGATGCCTCCGCGATCCCGGCGCTGGTCGCTGCAGCGCGGGACGCGATGATGGCGCGCGGCAAGGGCGAGCTCGGCGCCAAGTCGGTGCTCGACAGCCTCGATGCCTGTGTCAGGGCGATCGAAGGCGCCGACTCCGCCGAGATGGGCACCAAGGCCGTCGCCGCCGCACGCCAGACGCTGCAGGACTTCAAGGGCAAACCCTGCAAGCTCGGCCGCGCCCGCATGTTCACCGAAAAGAGCGCCGAACTCGACGACCCCGGCCAACTGGCGTTTCTTCGCATCGTCGAAGCAGCCGTTCCAGCGGCCAAATAG
- a CDS encoding dihydroxyacetone kinase subunit DhaK, whose amino-acid sequence MKKILNNPADYVEEMLEGFVAAHPEFYAQPERRVIARPEGATSGKVGIVSGGGSGHLPVFAGYVGPGFLDACAVGDVFASPSAEQMASAIRHADGGAGVLRLYGNYGGDVMNFDMAGEMVDMENDIRTTTVLLADDIVSAGKDEAEKRRGVAGMIYAFKIAGACADTKADLDEVTRVAQKAADACRSIGMALTPCIVPQAGKANFELGENEMEMGMGIHGEPGIWRDALRPADQIVDEMIDRILADHPFSKGDRLSVLVNSLGATPLEELYIMYRKVKQRFDDIGAEIVMPLVGRYATSMEMTGATITTIALDEELERYLKAPAACAYWRVG is encoded by the coding sequence ATGAAGAAGATTCTGAACAATCCGGCTGATTACGTGGAGGAGATGCTGGAGGGCTTCGTTGCCGCGCATCCGGAGTTCTACGCCCAGCCCGAGCGGCGGGTGATCGCGCGGCCGGAGGGCGCGACGAGCGGCAAGGTCGGTATCGTGAGCGGCGGCGGATCGGGCCATTTGCCGGTCTTCGCCGGCTATGTCGGCCCGGGCTTCCTCGATGCCTGCGCCGTCGGCGACGTGTTCGCGAGCCCGTCCGCCGAGCAGATGGCAAGCGCCATCCGCCATGCCGATGGCGGCGCCGGCGTGCTGCGGCTTTACGGAAACTATGGCGGCGACGTCATGAATTTCGACATGGCCGGCGAAATGGTCGACATGGAAAACGACATTCGCACCACGACCGTGCTTCTGGCCGACGACATCGTGTCCGCCGGCAAAGACGAGGCGGAAAAGCGCCGCGGCGTCGCCGGCATGATCTATGCGTTCAAGATCGCCGGCGCCTGTGCCGACACGAAAGCCGATCTCGATGAGGTCACGCGCGTGGCGCAGAAGGCCGCCGATGCGTGTCGGTCGATCGGCATGGCGCTGACCCCCTGCATCGTGCCGCAGGCCGGCAAGGCCAATTTCGAGCTCGGCGAGAACGAGATGGAAATGGGCATGGGCATCCATGGCGAACCCGGCATCTGGCGCGATGCGCTGCGCCCGGCCGACCAGATCGTCGACGAGATGATCGACCGCATCCTTGCCGATCATCCCTTTTCGAAGGGCGACCGGCTCTCCGTCCTCGTCAATTCGCTCGGGGCCACGCCGCTTGAAGAGCTCTACATCATGTACCGCAAGGTCAAGCAGCGCTTCGACGACATCGGTGCCGAGATCGTCATGCCGCTCGTCGGGCGCTACGCGACCTCGATGGAGATGACCGGCGCCACAATCACGACAATCGCTCTGGATGAAGAGCTCGAACGCTACCTGAAGGCGCCGGCTGCCTGTGCCTATTGGCGCGTCGGGTGA
- a CDS encoding peroxidase family protein, translating into MVKLVQHDLEFILKQIKIAEAHSAAIDGNDTPAEIAAKLASLVNGAGGTPGGVLGQTQAGLMPFGLRTVDGSFNNFMPGSEMLGSSTQLMDRLLDPVFKPAEGSPAGLHAPGTPAGAPTSYAQPNGIVYDSQPRVISNLVADQTLKNPAALMAALTVEGVPSAPALAIVQQVQSLLAAAEAAHAAVDTADTAADAAVAAAQIIVDAATATEASAQSSYDVALAAKQAADGQVTSAQQALQSAVTARDTQAAEVTAADTAAAAALADRTVAQANATATEDAKNVASANLALATNAAQAALAAFQQAPTPANAAAFAAANEARDDAALAYELALDADQAADEALVAAQATHATALSTLQAAIATQSTLAAAVVSAQAALSAAEQALSQATATLTTATSALAAAEAALADALSDLAAIPTGTAATAAAQAAADAADQAVIDLVTSHGVQMDGINVLIPNVAADLGDTAPYNGFFTIFGQFFDHGLDLTTKGGSGQVLIPLHPDDPLYGKGPTNFMVLTRATNQPGPDGVLGTADDIRENANETTPWIDLNQVYTSNASHQTFLREYALVNGRGVATGDMLEGGAGGPPTWADVKAQAKAMLGIELKDADVNSVPLLATDLYGEFMRGPNGFAMATIGVTFTVNGAVVGRTAFVKEGHADGLHPSELTLADLTAAGITVPAGASVAFSFASAGRAFLNDIAHNAVPTTSTGAALPADADTLTGNSVAVGTRANNLEYDNELLDRHFIVGDGRGNENIALTSIHTVFHGEHNRQVSEIKATVLASNDLAFINEWLLDGHKLTALPAAGADLVWDGERLFQASRFSTEMVYQHLVFEEFARAVAPQVDAFLFSNSIDIDPSISQEFAQVVYRFGHSMLNEKVDVFGIGGDAANRDDPGLIEAFLNPVLFDSYGANAEEAAGAILRGMGRQRGNEIDEFMTDALRNNLVGLPLDLAALNMARARETGIPSLNEARAQFYAQSNDTYLKPYESWTDFAQNIKNPLSVVNFIAAYGTHSTITSATTAEAKRDAAMKLVLGGNGAPADRLDFLNATGAYAGGKLGGLNDVDFWIGGLAEAKMAFGGMLGSTFTLVFENQMERLQEGDRFYYLSRAQGLNLLNELEADSFAELLRRNTDTEHSGLHVNGAAFQTADFILEMDQSKQWNAGLGSADPTSEDPILGGMLSGGNSLVQRGPGSIKFLGDQHVVIGGTNGNDKITGGSGDDTLWGEDGDDDLEGGFGVDHLFGGAGDDLITDRGSDIGEFDVIHGDEGNDVINPGMGIDLVFGGEGQDFIFGGTEDKHISGGLGNDFIRGGEGFGFLLGNEGDDWLEGGDSFDTLAGENSELFFNSTIIGHDVLNGRGNDNDYDAESGDDIMFQGPGIQRNNGMAGFDWAIHKGDATAANSDMNISIFTNQQNNILRDRFDLVEGLSGWNGNDTLTGRDVVIGAYDANGNGTQVDPTAPLDSYSNALLAKNLGLISGLDALTSHLVRQTVTVAGRTETIVMDTTEAGDILLGGAGSDVIRGMGGNDIIDGDKWLNVRIAFTHNGTAYTTDGLGERVYLASDYVSGAPLAGAVAAFGGKTLDQLMFSRTVNPGTLNIVREIVDGGKPTDVDVAVYWDVRANYTVTRNTDGSVTIEHTTVSDAVVDPTTGRALESDGTDRLFNIERVRFADGEVAMSVIAPPPNIAATGAPIIIDPTPTNGLVSPTEGVQMTVNTAGIQDGNGLGTFSYQWQQSSNGGQTWTNIPALQGGTSGSFTPSDGLLGLGSQVGNILRVAVSFTDGNGYSETVFSGPTQVVGDNWTGIPLLSTTFNGTAGDDIANGADAGFLANDTINGNGGNDILNGRNGNDTINGGAGDDVINGGAGTDRINQLSTDGRDRIDGGAGTDTYALTGVAGAETFRIYAMTGGQNAGLAGSLGTSFAATTEIVITRTVSGVESVVAELDNIEEIIVNTLNVTANNGGGLDTGTTGGDTIAVFGNFNTTSLNFSTITIDGGTGNDTVDISALTSAHRIVFRSNGGSDTIIGALRPQDVIELPAGTTIADFGVEIDESGVTTLTGPDGRSISFSAPNGMPGFTALPSHDDEDEDEDEDDHGQGSGDEDDDDQDDDDDHGQHDDDHDDEDCDEDSDDAGAGTGSGTGAGTGTGTGTDSGSGNGTGSGVGAGSGSGSGTGTGTGTGTVTPPPPPTTPSVPPVVVIGGTNPGEIIGTEGADILVGRPQADTIIALGGNDTITAGDGEDAIFGGDGDDIIHAHGNQDDVFGGAGNDRIDAGWGHDTVYGEDGDDVLIGAEGSDKLFGGAGKDLFVATVGDDADIYWGGEGIDTIDYAALTEALTINLGNGLNERGSVTTASGVRDVIYSIENAIGGGGNDTIIASDAINVLDGGDGSDTFRFVSAKSANGDTIVNFQPGDRIDISAIDANVIAGGKQNFSLTSGTTFTAAGQITFEHVIRDDGEFTIVRGNIDADNAAEFEFGLKGRINLTEDDFIGLN; encoded by the coding sequence ATGGTCAAGCTGGTTCAACACGATCTGGAGTTCATCCTGAAGCAGATCAAGATCGCCGAAGCGCACAGCGCGGCGATCGATGGCAACGACACGCCGGCCGAAATTGCCGCGAAGCTCGCGTCACTCGTCAATGGCGCCGGTGGAACGCCCGGCGGCGTTCTCGGCCAGACCCAGGCGGGCCTGATGCCGTTCGGCCTGCGCACGGTTGACGGCAGCTTCAACAATTTCATGCCGGGCAGCGAAATGCTCGGCTCCTCCACCCAGTTGATGGACCGACTGCTCGATCCGGTGTTCAAGCCCGCGGAAGGTTCGCCGGCTGGCCTGCATGCACCCGGCACGCCGGCAGGAGCGCCGACATCCTATGCCCAGCCGAACGGGATCGTCTACGATTCCCAGCCGCGCGTGATTTCCAACCTGGTTGCGGATCAAACGCTCAAGAATCCCGCGGCCCTCATGGCTGCGCTGACCGTCGAGGGTGTTCCCAGTGCGCCGGCGCTGGCGATCGTGCAGCAGGTTCAAAGCCTGCTCGCTGCCGCCGAAGCCGCGCACGCGGCGGTCGATACGGCCGATACGGCGGCCGACGCGGCAGTTGCCGCGGCGCAGATCATCGTCGACGCAGCGACAGCCACCGAGGCTTCGGCGCAATCGTCCTATGATGTTGCGCTTGCCGCCAAGCAGGCCGCCGATGGTCAGGTGACATCCGCCCAGCAGGCACTCCAGAGCGCTGTCACGGCGCGCGACACCCAGGCTGCCGAAGTCACCGCGGCCGATACTGCCGCTGCAGCCGCGCTGGCCGATCGCACCGTTGCTCAGGCGAACGCCACGGCGACCGAAGACGCCAAGAACGTCGCTTCCGCGAATCTCGCCCTCGCGACCAATGCCGCCCAAGCCGCATTGGCCGCCTTCCAGCAGGCCCCGACTCCGGCCAATGCTGCCGCCTTTGCCGCAGCCAACGAGGCGCGGGACGATGCCGCCCTTGCCTATGAACTGGCCCTCGACGCCGATCAGGCAGCCGACGAAGCTCTCGTTGCGGCGCAGGCAACGCATGCGACGGCGCTGTCGACCCTTCAGGCCGCTATCGCCACGCAGTCGACGCTGGCTGCAGCCGTGGTCAGCGCGCAGGCAGCGCTTTCCGCAGCTGAACAGGCGCTTTCGCAGGCAACGGCGACGTTGACAACTGCCACGAGTGCACTTGCCGCAGCCGAAGCTGCACTGGCGGACGCGCTTTCCGATCTCGCGGCCATTCCGACCGGTACGGCAGCCACTGCCGCCGCCCAGGCTGCCGCGGATGCTGCGGACCAGGCCGTCATCGACCTCGTCACGTCGCATGGCGTGCAGATGGACGGGATCAATGTGCTGATCCCGAACGTCGCGGCCGATCTCGGCGATACCGCGCCCTATAACGGCTTCTTCACGATCTTCGGCCAGTTCTTCGATCACGGGCTGGATCTCACCACCAAGGGCGGCAGCGGCCAGGTGCTCATCCCGCTCCATCCGGACGACCCGCTCTACGGCAAGGGTCCGACCAACTTCATGGTGCTGACGCGGGCGACCAACCAGCCGGGCCCGGATGGCGTGCTCGGCACAGCCGACGACATCCGCGAAAATGCCAACGAGACGACGCCTTGGATCGACCTCAACCAGGTCTACACCTCCAACGCCTCCCATCAGACCTTCCTGCGCGAATATGCGCTGGTCAACGGAAGAGGCGTGGCCACCGGCGACATGCTGGAAGGCGGAGCCGGAGGCCCGCCCACCTGGGCAGACGTCAAGGCACAGGCAAAAGCGATGCTCGGCATCGAGCTCAAGGACGCCGACGTCAACAGCGTGCCGCTTCTGGCAACCGATCTCTATGGCGAGTTCATGCGCGGCCCGAACGGCTTTGCCATGGCGACGATCGGCGTGACTTTTACGGTCAACGGCGCCGTTGTCGGCCGCACGGCCTTCGTCAAGGAAGGGCATGCCGACGGGCTGCATCCATCCGAACTCACTCTTGCCGACCTGACAGCCGCCGGGATCACCGTGCCGGCTGGTGCGAGCGTCGCCTTCTCGTTTGCTTCGGCCGGCCGAGCATTCCTGAACGACATCGCGCACAATGCAGTGCCGACAACCAGCACGGGTGCAGCGCTTCCGGCCGATGCAGATACCCTGACCGGAAACAGCGTTGCCGTAGGCACGCGTGCCAATAACCTGGAATACGACAACGAACTCCTCGATCGGCACTTCATCGTCGGCGACGGTCGTGGCAACGAAAACATTGCGCTCACGTCCATCCACACCGTGTTCCATGGTGAGCACAACCGGCAGGTCAGCGAAATCAAGGCAACGGTGCTCGCTTCGAACGACCTCGCCTTCATCAACGAATGGCTGCTCGACGGCCACAAGCTTACCGCGCTGCCGGCAGCCGGCGCCGATCTCGTCTGGGATGGCGAGCGGCTGTTCCAGGCGTCACGCTTCTCGACAGAGATGGTCTACCAGCATCTGGTCTTCGAGGAGTTTGCTCGCGCCGTCGCGCCGCAGGTCGACGCTTTCCTCTTCTCGAACTCCATCGACATTGATCCCTCGATCAGCCAGGAATTTGCGCAGGTCGTCTATCGCTTCGGCCACTCGATGCTCAACGAGAAGGTGGATGTGTTCGGCATCGGCGGCGATGCCGCCAACCGTGACGATCCGGGCCTCATCGAAGCATTCCTCAACCCGGTTCTGTTCGACAGCTACGGCGCCAACGCCGAGGAGGCAGCCGGCGCGATCCTGCGCGGCATGGGTCGCCAGCGCGGCAACGAAATCGACGAGTTCATGACCGATGCGTTGCGCAACAACCTTGTCGGCCTGCCGCTCGACCTTGCCGCCCTCAACATGGCGCGTGCCCGTGAAACCGGCATCCCGTCGCTGAACGAGGCACGTGCGCAGTTCTACGCACAGAGCAACGACACCTATCTGAAGCCTTACGAGAGCTGGACGGATTTCGCCCAGAACATCAAGAACCCGCTCTCGGTCGTCAATTTCATCGCGGCCTACGGCACCCACAGCACCATCACCAGTGCGACCACGGCCGAGGCGAAGCGCGACGCGGCCATGAAACTGGTGCTCGGCGGAAACGGCGCACCGGCCGACCGGCTCGACTTCCTGAACGCGACCGGCGCCTATGCCGGCGGCAAGCTCGGCGGCTTGAACGACGTCGATTTCTGGATTGGCGGGCTTGCGGAAGCCAAGATGGCGTTCGGCGGCATGCTGGGCTCCACCTTCACGCTGGTCTTCGAGAACCAGATGGAGCGCCTGCAGGAAGGCGATCGCTTCTACTATCTCAGCCGCGCCCAGGGCCTGAACCTGCTCAACGAACTGGAAGCGGACTCGTTTGCGGAACTGCTTCGCCGCAACACCGATACCGAACACAGCGGTCTGCACGTCAATGGCGCAGCCTTCCAGACTGCGGACTTCATCCTGGAAATGGATCAGTCCAAGCAATGGAACGCCGGTCTCGGCTCAGCCGATCCGACATCGGAGGATCCGATCCTCGGTGGCATGCTGAGCGGCGGAAACTCGCTCGTTCAGCGCGGCCCCGGTTCCATCAAATTCCTTGGCGACCAACATGTGGTCATCGGTGGCACGAACGGGAACGATAAGATAACCGGCGGCTCAGGCGACGATACGCTCTGGGGCGAAGACGGTGACGACGATCTCGAAGGCGGCTTCGGTGTCGACCATCTCTTCGGTGGCGCCGGCGACGACCTCATAACCGATCGCGGTTCCGACATCGGCGAGTTCGACGTCATCCACGGCGACGAAGGCAACGACGTCATCAATCCCGGCATGGGCATCGACCTCGTCTTCGGGGGCGAAGGCCAGGACTTCATCTTCGGGGGCACCGAGGACAAGCACATTTCCGGCGGGCTCGGCAACGACTTCATCCGCGGCGGGGAAGGCTTCGGCTTCCTGCTCGGCAACGAAGGTGACGACTGGCTTGAGGGGGGCGACAGCTTCGATACGCTCGCCGGCGAAAACTCAGAACTGTTCTTCAACTCCACGATCATCGGCCACGATGTCTTGAACGGGCGCGGCAACGACAATGACTACGACGCCGAATCCGGCGACGACATCATGTTCCAGGGGCCGGGCATCCAGCGCAACAACGGCATGGCCGGCTTCGACTGGGCCATCCACAAGGGCGATGCGACTGCCGCCAACAGCGACATGAACATCTCCATCTTCACCAACCAGCAGAACAACATCCTGCGCGACCGGTTCGACCTGGTGGAAGGCCTGTCGGGCTGGAACGGCAACGATACACTCACTGGACGTGACGTCGTCATCGGCGCCTATGACGCCAATGGCAACGGCACGCAGGTCGACCCGACAGCGCCGCTCGACAGCTACTCCAATGCGCTGCTGGCCAAAAACCTCGGTTTGATTTCAGGGCTGGATGCACTGACGTCGCACCTCGTACGCCAAACGGTGACGGTTGCAGGCAGGACAGAAACCATCGTCATGGACACGACCGAAGCCGGTGACATCCTGCTCGGCGGCGCCGGCTCAGACGTGATCCGCGGCATGGGCGGCAACGACATCATCGATGGCGACAAGTGGCTGAACGTCCGGATCGCCTTCACGCACAATGGCACCGCCTACACGACCGACGGCCTTGGCGAGAGGGTCTATCTCGCGTCCGACTATGTCTCTGGTGCACCGCTTGCCGGAGCCGTGGCGGCTTTCGGTGGCAAGACACTCGACCAGCTGATGTTCAGCCGCACCGTCAACCCCGGCACGCTCAACATCGTCCGTGAAATCGTCGATGGCGGTAAGCCGACGGATGTCGACGTCGCGGTCTACTGGGATGTTCGAGCGAACTACACGGTCACGCGGAACACCGACGGCAGCGTGACGATCGAGCACACCACAGTCAGCGATGCCGTGGTCGATCCGACCACAGGGCGGGCGCTGGAGTCCGACGGCACCGACCGACTGTTCAATATCGAGCGGGTGCGGTTTGCCGATGGCGAAGTCGCCATGAGCGTCATCGCGCCTCCGCCGAACATTGCCGCGACCGGAGCCCCGATCATCATCGACCCCACGCCGACCAACGGATTGGTGTCGCCGACGGAAGGCGTGCAGATGACGGTCAATACCGCCGGCATTCAAGACGGCAACGGCCTCGGCACCTTCAGCTACCAGTGGCAGCAGTCCTCGAACGGTGGGCAGACCTGGACCAATATTCCCGCTCTCCAGGGTGGCACATCCGGCAGCTTCACGCCGAGCGACGGCCTGCTCGGCCTCGGCAGCCAGGTCGGCAACATCCTGCGCGTCGCAGTCAGCTTCACCGATGGCAATGGCTACAGCGAGACGGTCTTCTCCGGACCGACGCAGGTCGTCGGTGATAACTGGACGGGCATCCCGCTGCTCAGCACAACCTTCAACGGCACTGCTGGCGATGACATCGCAAATGGCGCCGATGCCGGATTTTTGGCCAACGACACCATCAACGGCAATGGCGGCAACGACATCCTCAACGGACGTAACGGCAACGACACGATCAATGGTGGCGCCGGCGACGATGTCATCAATGGCGGGGCCGGCACCGATCGGATCAACCAGCTGAGCACCGACGGGCGCGATCGCATCGATGGCGGCGCCGGGACCGACACCTACGCACTGACCGGTGTGGCAGGAGCGGAAACCTTCCGGATCTACGCCATGACCGGCGGCCAGAACGCTGGTCTTGCTGGTTCGCTTGGGACGAGCTTTGCAGCAACGACGGAAATCGTGATCACCCGTACCGTGAGCGGCGTCGAGAGCGTCGTTGCCGAACTCGACAACATCGAGGAAATCATCGTCAACACGCTCAATGTGACGGCGAACAATGGCGGCGGTCTGGATACCGGAACCACTGGGGGCGACACGATCGCGGTTTTCGGCAATTTCAACACGACGAGCCTGAATTTCTCCACCATCACCATCGATGGCGGCACCGGCAACGACACGGTGGACATTTCAGCCCTCACTTCCGCCCACCGCATCGTGTTCCGCTCCAATGGCGGCAGCGACACGATCATCGGCGCACTCCGGCCGCAGGATGTGATCGAGCTGCCCGCAGGCACCACGATCGCCGACTTCGGTGTGGAGATCGACGAGAGCGGCGTCACGACCCTGACCGGTCCCGACGGGCGCTCGATCTCCTTCTCCGCTCCGAATGGCATGCCCGGCTTCACGGCCTTGCCGTCACACGACGATGAGGATGAAGACGAGGACGAGGATGATCACGGCCAGGGCAGCGGCGATGAAGACGACGACGATCAGGACGATGACGACGATCACGGCCAGCACGATGATGATCATGACGACGAGGATTGCGACGAAGACAGCGACGATGCCGGAGCCGGAACGGGTTCGGGGACTGGCGCGGGTACAGGAACGGGGACTGGTACCGACTCCGGATCGGGCAACGGCACAGGCAGCGGCGTAGGGGCTGGGTCGGGCAGCGGATCCGGAACCGGCACAGGAACAGGCACTGGCACCGTTACGCCTCCGCCTCCTCCGACCACGCCGAGCGTACCGCCTGTCGTTGTCATCGGCGGGACAAATCCCGGCGAGATCATCGGCACGGAAGGCGCCGATATCCTGGTGGGACGTCCGCAGGCCGATACGATCATCGCGCTTGGCGGCAACGACACCATCACGGCCGGCGACGGTGAAGATGCGATCTTCGGTGGCGATGGCGACGACATCATCCATGCCCATGGCAACCAGGACGACGTCTTCGGCGGCGCGGGCAACGACCGGATCGATGCTGGCTGGGGCCACGACACGGTCTATGGCGAGGATGGCGACGACGTTCTCATCGGTGCCGAAGGCAGCGACAAGCTCTTCGGCGGCGCGGGCAAGGACCTGTTCGTCGCGACCGTTGGGGATGATGCCGACATCTATTGGGGTGGCGAAGGCATCGACACGATCGACTACGCCGCACTCACCGAAGCCCTGACGATCAATCTCGGCAACGGTCTGAACGAGCGGGGCAGCGTGACGACGGCATCGGGTGTCCGCGACGTCATCTATTCCATCGAAAACGCGATTGGCGGGGGCGGCAACGACACCATCATCGCCAGCGACGCGATCAACGTGCTCGACGGTGGGGACGGAAGCGACACGTTCCGCTTCGTTTCGGCGAAAAGCGCCAATGGCGACACGATCGTCAATTTCCAGCCAGGCGATCGGATCGACATCTCGGCGATCGACGCGAATGTGATAGCCGGCGGCAAGCAGAACTTTTCGCTCACCAGCGGCACGACCTTTACCGCCGCCGGTCAGATAACCTTCGAGCACGTGATCCGCGACGACGGTGAATTCACGATCGTGCGTGGCAACATTGATGCCGACAACGCGGCTGAATTCGAGTTCGGCCTGAAGGGTCGGATCAACCTGACGGAGGACGACTTCATCGGGCTCAATTGA